One genomic region from Candidatus Xiphinematobacter sp. encodes:
- the rplU gene encoding 50S ribosomal protein L21: MAYAVFRTGGKQYRVSQGESIDVERLNVEAGAKVVFDEVFLTAVEGKVTVGSPLVMGAAVTANVIGQYKARKVIAYKFKRRKGYHRTVGHRRRMTRLRILEVVC, translated from the coding sequence AGTACCGTGTTTCTCAGGGGGAGAGTATCGATGTGGAACGTTTGAATGTAGAGGCTGGGGCGAAGGTGGTCTTCGATGAGGTTTTCTTAACAGCAGTGGAAGGAAAAGTTACCGTTGGATCTCCCTTAGTTATGGGAGCTGCTGTTACCGCCAACGTCATTGGGCAATACAAAGCCCGAAAGGTTATTGCATATAAGTTCAAACGCCGAAAGGGGTATCATCGCACGGTGGGCCATAGAAGGCGGATGACTCGTCTCAGAATTTTGGAGGTTGTTTGCTAA
- the rpmA gene encoding 50S ribosomal protein L27, translating into MAHKRGQGSVRNGRDSCSKRLGVKKFGGESVQAGNIIIRQRGTKFLPGHNVGLGRDHTIFALASGKVFFDRGSRRVSVEQRQN; encoded by the coding sequence ATGGCTCATAAAAGAGGGCAGGGGAGCGTTAGGAACGGTCGGGATAGCTGCAGCAAGCGGCTTGGTGTAAAGAAATTTGGTGGAGAGAGCGTCCAGGCTGGAAATATTATTATTCGTCAGCGTGGGACCAAGTTTCTGCCTGGCCACAATGTAGGACTTGGGCGAGATCACACTATTTTTGCCCTTGCTTCCGGGAAGGTTTTTTTCGATCGTGGCAGCCGCCGAGTAAGTGTGGAACAAAGGCAGAATTGA